A single window of Bombus pascuorum chromosome 1, iyBomPasc1.1, whole genome shotgun sequence DNA harbors:
- the LOC132913410 gene encoding uncharacterized protein LOC132913410, whose protein sequence is MKEPFKAIIDDVIIEPSKVQPIIVNFQNGELKDEEAKKMSCGLFYDQNKKRTMLAMSNGQIVYRGYKPDTSQDLMRTMLVLHNRRTGKVRLVQAERWQVTPVLDKPAVEDNKNAEDERIVNLNKQFGSKKAKRRTEQYERLKVNVESVKEQLEQTVSNVEIDRMDLSIPLPDNEYITNTTLPECNRDATSVNDVYNIFDIVPKSKLESLYDHVTEILNDNSNNKQENSKFFTQTLYHVKSDPDSLKKTALLIYVQSVAAWLNMPIKDARKRGIEVCSASQEINSHIINTYSVQSKHGRMRPTSVKDMGVLHCMILALIINNFTLDLEIFATIFSHRMGLKKMTDLARIVGALPNKANKKLITLKVPLPAAISVVKKGRRK, encoded by the exons atgaaagaaccgTTCAAGGCGATTATCGATGATGTAATTATAGAACCATCCAAAGTTCAGCCAATCATTG ttaattttcaaaatggaGAGCTCAAGGATGAGGAAGCCAAAAAAATGTCGTGTGGATTATTTTACGATCAAAACAAGAAGAGGACAATGCTGGCTATGTCAAATGGACAGATTGTTTATAGAGGTTATAAACCAGACACGAGCCAAGATTTGATGCGTACTATGCTTGTTCTTCATAACAGAAGGACAGGGAAGGTAAGATTGGTTCAGGCTGAACGTTGGCAAGTGACTCCAGTTTTGGATAAACCTGCAGTGGAAGATAATAAGAATGCAGAAGATGAAAGGATCGTTAATTTGAACAAACAGTTTGGatcaaagaaagcaaaaagGAGGACAGAGCAATACGAAAGATTAAAAGTGAATGTAGAATCTGTTAAAGAACAGCTTGAACAAACTGTATCTA ATGTTGAAATTGACAGAATGGACTTGTCAATACCATTGCCGGATAATGAGTATATTACAAATACCACTTTACCAGAGTGTAATAGAGATGCAACTAGTGTAAAcgatgtatataatatttttgatattgtgCCAAAAAGTAAATTGGAATCTTTGTATGATCATGttacagaaattttaaatgataattctaataataaacaaga aAACTCAAAATTTTTCACTCAGACATTATATCATGTGAAATCTGATCCAGATAGTCTTAAAAAGACTGCGCTGCTGATTTATGTTCAATCAGTTGCAGCATGGTTAAATATGCCAATCAAGGATGCTAGAAAACGTGGTATCGAAGTTTGTTCAGCTTCTCAAGAAATTAATTCGCATATAATAAACACGTATAGTGTTCAGAGTAAACATGGGAG aatgaGACCAACCAGTGTAAAAGATATGGGAGTATTACACTGTATGATCTTAGCACTGATAATTAACAACTTTACATTAgatttggaaatatttgcaaCCATATTCAGTCATCGTATGGGTCTAAAAAAAATGACAGACCTTGCTAGAATTGTTGGTGCTTTACCTAACAAAGCGAACAAGAAACTTATTACTCTAAAAGTTCCATTGCCAGCAGCAATATCTGTTGTAAAAAAAGGCAGAAGGAAATAG
- the LOC132913628 gene encoding protein SGT1 homolog encodes MGNEETPTAVNNDEMPVPKIRHDWYQTESHVIVPILAKSAQNVKVVYEKNTLSVSAQLPSGNEYSLELDLAHAIIPDECTYKVDPSKIEIKLKKQDGITWSTLEGNPVAQNTIQPIPQEILQAGNQPPENPGTTKKTRDWNKVEKEIEKQEAEEKPIGEAALYALFQQIYGSGSDEVRRAMNKSFQESGGTVLSTNWSEVSKGKVEVKLPDGMEWKSWNT; translated from the exons ATGGGTAACGAAGAAACTCCAACAGCAGTGAATAATGATGAA ATGCCAGTTCCAAAAATAAGGCACGATTGGTATCAAACAGAAAGTCATGTTATAGTTCCGATTCTTGCGAAAAGTGCACAAAATGTCAAAGTTGTTTACGAGAAGAATAcg TTGAGCGTGTCTGCCCAGTTACCATCAGGCAATGAATATAGCTTGGAGTTAGATTTAGCTCATGCAATAATACCAGATGAGTGCACATACAAAGTTGATCCatctaaaatagaaattaaattgaaaaaacaagATGGAATTACATGGTCTACTTTGGAAGGAAATCCTGTTGCACAAAATACAATACAACCCATACCTCAAG aaattttacaagctGGAAATCAACCACCAGAAAATCCTGGAACTACCAAAAAGACACGGGATTGgaataaagtagaaaaagaGATTGAGAAacaagaagcagaagaaaagCCTATAGGAGAAGCTGCTCTCTATGCTTTATTCCAACAGATATATGGTAGTGGATCTGATGAAGTTAGACGTGCAATGAATAAATCTTTT CAAGAGTCTGGTGGTACAGTGTTAAGCACAAATTGGTCAGAAGTGAGCAAAGGAAAAGTTGAAGTAAAGCTACCAGATGGTATGGAATGGAAATCCtggaatacataa
- the LOC132913491 gene encoding mitochondrial potassium channel-like, whose amino-acid sequence MAEKFRSFIKVLNNEINKHQLFNASTRISSVTGRAQEKLNSIQSAVAAKYDVLTKQINNDLTIIQNVNGTQLAPSPLPKKVVKWWQWYQQITGLDKVEMAKQQVIFAQDKLFKCQDERRQLNREAMLINDKLKEVYSELIQIKRDDPKYVQLTIVENKNLQDQAKIMTELNLLEKEEKEHFTLLATAIKEYHDSQTMNAQKHKYLSIVASALLAVISLVASIIYNNIRVANIQNILSEAQEKNENVLRNSFLSLESSLNTIRKTIEKNNEPKVVMVNEELDNSNVTELQRACVVFGVCIVGIYILRSVIG is encoded by the exons ATGGCAGAAAAATTTCGATCTTTCATCAAAGTATTaaacaacgaaataaataaacatcaACTGTTTAATGCATCTACAAGAATTAGTAGCGTTACTGGAAGGGCACAAGAAAAGTTGAACAGTATACAAAGCGCAGTTGCTGCAAAGTATGATGTTCTTACAAAg CAAATCAATAATGatttaacaataattcaaAATGTAAATGGAACACAATTAGCACCAAGTCCGTTACCAAAGAAAGTTGTAAAATGGTGGCAATGGTATCAACAAATAACAGGTTTGGACAAGGTTGAAATGGCCAAACAACAAGTGATCTTTGCGCAAGACAAGTTGTTTAAATGTCAAGATGAGAGAAGACAATTGAATCGTGAAGCAAtgttaataaatgataaattaaaggAAGTATATTCAGAACTTATTCAAATTAAGAGGGATGATCCAAAGTATGTACAATTGACAATAGTGGAAAACAAAAATCTTCAAGATCAAGCAAAGATTATGACAGAGCTTAATTTGttagagaaagaggaaaaagaacaTTTCACATTATTAGCAACTGCTATTAAAGAATATCATGATAGTCAAACAATGAATGCTCAAAAGCATAAATACTTATCTATTGTTGCATCTGCTCTATTAGCGGTCATATCATTGGTAGCttcgataatatataacaatataaggGTAGCAAATATTCAAAACATTTTATCTGAAGCacaagaaaagaatgaaaatgtgCTCAGAAATAGTTTTCTATCATTAGAAAGTAGTTTAAATACAATTCGTAAAACAATAGAAAAGAATAACGAACCAAAAGTAGTCATGGTTAATGAAGAATTAGATAATAGTAATGTTACAGAATTGCAAAGAGCTTGTGTTGTATTTGGGGTATGTATTGTTGGCATATATATACTGAGATCAGTAATTGGTTAA